In one window of Pristiophorus japonicus isolate sPriJap1 chromosome 9, sPriJap1.hap1, whole genome shotgun sequence DNA:
- the pex13 gene encoding peroxisome biogenesis factor 13 yields MGSQPPPKPWERRIPGNMSAPSFQSAELLSGLPMRQGQPVLTRIPPPLPARSAQQTGVGNLSSYRSAYNSFSPAYTPYGSSLYGSYSPYSYGYGGLGYNRFRTDDVPPSRFVRQAEESSRGAFQSIESIVHAFASVSMMFEATFSAVYNSFRAVLDVANHFSRLRVHFTKVLSAFALIRTLKYMYRKLQRLLGLRNNSEVEDLWADSAGAVVPAGAEDKVPGSGKSWPIFLFFAVVLGGPYLIWKLLSSTTSDEPESTSWTNGDDDHVVARAEYDFTAGSEEEISFRSNDMLNLAPKEQQPKVRGWLLASLDGQTTGLVPANYVRILGKRRGRRQVELERIAEKQPQTQGGSATAEGATVVETLEEQEAAFESVFTEIPGHNKDSATVESINIRKDVVNV; encoded by the exons ATCAGCTGAACTGTTATCTGGCCTACCTATGAGACAAGGACAGCCTGTACTTACAAGAATTCCACCACCTCTTCCTGCAAGATCAGCACAACAGACTGGAGTTGGCAACCTCAGCTCTTATAGATCTGCTTATAACTCTTTCTCTCCAGCATATACACCATATGGAAGCTCTTTATATGGAAGCTATAGCCCTTATAGTTATGGATATGGTGGTCTTGGCTACAACAGATTTCGAACTGATGATGTACCTCCCAGTAGGTTTGTACGCCAGGCTGAAGAAAGCAGTAGAGGAGCATTTCAGTCCATTGAAAGTATTGTTCATGCATTTGCTTCTGTCAGTATGATGTTTGAGGCTACTTTTTCGGCAGTGTACAACAGTTTCAGAGCCGTCTTGGATGTTGCTAATCACTTTTCCAGACTTCGAGTGCATTTTACCAAAGTTCTTTCAGCATTTGCGTTGATCAGAACTTTGAAGTATATGTACAGGAAGCTACAAAGGTTACTGGGCCTGCGGAACAACTCTGAGGTTGAGGATTTATGGGCAGACAGTGCTGGTGCTGTGGTTCCAGCTGGGGCTGAAGACAAAGTGCCTGGGTCAGGTAAATCCTGGCCCATCTTTTTGTTCTTTGCCGTTGTTCTTGGAGGTCCGTATCTCATATGGAAATTATTAAGCTCAACTACTTCTGACGAACCAG AATCAACAAGCTGGACAAATGGAGATGATGATCATGTTGTTGCAAGGGCAGAATATGATTTCACTGCTGGCTCAGAAGAAGAGATCTCATTTCGTTCAAATGATATGCTGAACCTGGCTCCCAAAG AACAACAGCCCAAAGTACGTGGGTGGTTGCTGGCCAGTTTGGATGGTCAAACAACTGGATTAGTGCCAGCCAATTATGTCAGAATTTTAGGTAAAAGACGGGGCAGAAGGCAAGTGGAGCTGGAACGCATTGCCGAGAAACAGCCACAGACACAAGGCGGTTCAGCAACTGCAGAAGGAGCTACTGTCGTAGAGACACTGGAGGAACAAGAGGCAGCCTTTGAATCTGTTTTTACTGAAATACCAGGACACAATAAAGATTCTGCCACTGTAGAATCCATCAATATTAGGAAAGATGTAGTGAATGTCTAA